Proteins encoded by one window of Anguilla rostrata isolate EN2019 chromosome 9, ASM1855537v3, whole genome shotgun sequence:
- the LOC135263732 gene encoding zinc finger and SCAN domain-containing protein 18-like: protein MEHSQEQEETPQPVVALARMLEGMAAMQERQAAMHAEQLEALRAQTSLQTQALLQLAAAGETSSRERQTGPPVALHLPKMTPEDDAEAFLEGFEVAARASKWPEEEWVVRLLPLLTGEAQRAAHSLPPTARTVYGNLKKAVLDRLGYSPEEHRRRFRETALAREDRPFAYAQRLLDMARRWLRPELRSADEVVELVALERFIDGLPAETANWVRCHRPTGLAAAVTLAEDHLALYPHGQSQQQQQQQQQGRADTAPRRRALPRSLPSPLSSSLPRAQTPAFSRNNPFFSVSPAPGSVAAGYDPQRAPQTPGPGCWRCGQPGHLRRECPLMEVGQVVRVVGPPTSAPDPDGAYCIP from the exons ATGGAACacagccaggagcaggaggaaacGCCACAACCGGTGGTAGCGCTGgcgaggatgctggaggggatggcggcgatgcaggagaggcaggcggCGATGCACGCCGAACAGCTGGAGGCTCTGCGGGCGCAAACTTCCCTCCAGACCcaggctctactgcagctggcgGCTGCCGGAGAAACCAGCTcccgagagagacagaccgGACCCCCCGTGGCTCTCCATCTACCAAAAATGACCCCGGAGGACGACGCGGAGGCGTTCCTTGAGGGATTTGAGGTGGCCGCGAGGGCAAGTAAATggccggaggaggagtgggtcgtccgcctcctgcccctcttgaCTGGGGAAGCACAACGGGCGGCACACAGCTTACCCCCCACAGCGCGGACGGTCTACGGCAACCTGAAGAAGGCGGTCCTGGACCGTCTGGGATACAGCCCGGAAGAACACCGGCGACGGTTCAGGGAGACGGCCCTGGCCAGAGAGGACCGACCATTCGCATACGCGCAGAGACTGCTGGACATGGCGCGTCGGTGGCTGCGCCCAGAACTCCGGTCAGCAGAcgaggtggtggagctggtggccCTCGAACGTTTTATCGATGGCCTCCCGGCGGAGACGGCGAATTGGGTGAGGTGCCATCGGCCGACCGGGTTGGCGGCCGCCGTcaccctggcggaggaccacctggcgctcTACCCCCACGGccagtcacagcagcagcagcagcagcagcagcaaggacggGCAGACACGGCTCCGCGCAGGAGAGCCCTTCCTCGttcccttccttcccccctttcttcctcccttccccgtgCCCAAACCCCCGCATTTTCCCGCAAcaacccttttttttctgtttccccagccccaggctcagtggcggcgGGATACGAcccacagagagctcctcagacgcccggaccggggtgttggcggtgcggacaaccgggtcacctgcgccgcgagtgcccgctcatggaggtggggcaggtggtccgtgttgtcggcccgcccacctccgctcCCGATCCAGACGGAGCGTACTGTATTCCG tga